A window of Ipomoea triloba cultivar NCNSP0323 chromosome 2, ASM357664v1 contains these coding sequences:
- the LOC116009889 gene encoding receptor-like serine/threonine-protein kinase ALE2, translating to MVAHHRFMMLKFCLVLLSVFSVQESAAGFYLLSWKVDSVLHHFKEAINELGYHVTGGARLVLLQDVPASPPTPISASRGGKRHSKHAPAPQQRQNRHAFPPIEGPSAHSKPAYVRHGKNQMDDSGTFPPVSSHGSHQARNKLNSHAPEPSWQENWPSISPFQSPSSVDWGSAAPLSSATVPSSHFTVPAPQPATSPTSPLTVNKITPPPFPVLALPPPPPNQDCASLKCTEPLTYMPPGSPCGCVLPIKVALRFSITLYAFFPLVPELSKEIASSISLNQSQVRILGANTVNQQLEKTIVLVNLVPADEKFSASAAFAIYDKFWKREVSLENSKFGSYEVAYVHYPGLPPSPPALPSSGVSVDDLPYPTNNNNGRTIKPLGVDVPRIRKNGIGKNMIIVIVLSSVTAFVVCIGVIWILWLKFGCCTYRPVQTPHVLISSQGKTSGAAGSMVFGSKTGSRSISFSSSLRAYAGTAKIFSTSDLERATDNFKASRILGEGGFGLVYSGVLDDGRKVAVKILKRDDRQGSREFMAEVEMLSRLHHRNLVKLIGLCPEEHCHCLVYELVPNGSVESHLHGVDKDKETSPLDWYARMKIALGAARGLAYLHEDSSPRVIHRDFKASNILLEHDFTPKVSDFGLARAALDEGNRHISTHVMGTFGYVAPEYAMTGHLLVKSDVYSYGVVLLELLTGRKPVDLSQPPGQENLVAWARPLLTTMEGLEMLIDPTISSDIPFDSFIKFAAIASMCVQPEVSHRPFMGEVVQALKLICNEFDETREPVSRSCSHEDFSGYIGSKHGRQSHDFVEASQFYDPTFTAKVSLSASDLKSASTRLELSESESFRRQFNSAPLRMGRKRNFWQRLRSLSSGSMSEHSFSSVL from the exons ATGGTGGCACATCACAGATTCATGATGCTGAAGTTTTGTTTGGTTCTCCTCAGTGTCTTCTCAGTCCAAGAATCTGCAGCAG GCTTTTATTTGCTTTCTTGGAAAGTGGATTCAGTACTTCACCACTTCAAAGAAGCGATAAATGAACTTGGTTATCATGTGACGGGAGGAGCACGCCTAGTACTTCTGCAAGATG TACCAGCATCGCCTCCTACACCGATTTCTGCAAGCAGAGGTGGGAAGAGACATTCAAAGCATGCCCCGGCACCCCAACAAAGGCAAAACCGCCATGCTTTTCCTCCAATTGAAG GGCCCAGTGCACATTCTAAACCAGCTTACGTGCGCCATGGAAAGAATCAGATGGATGATTCTGGAACTTTTCCTCCAGTTTCATCCCATGGAAGCCATCAAGCGAGAAACAAATTGAACAGCCATGCTCCTGAGCCAAGCTGGCAAG AGAATTGGCCTTCGATCTCCCCGTTTCAATCTCCTTCATCAGTGGATTGGGGTTCAGCAGCACCACTGTCGTCAGCAACAGTTCCATCAAGCCATTTCACAG TGCCTGCACCACAACCAGCTACTTCTCCAACTAGTCCTTTGACAGTGAACAAGATAACTCCACCGCCATTCCCAGTTTTGGCATTACCACCTCCACCTCCTAATCAAG ATTGTGCGTCATTGAAGTGTACGGAGCCTCTAACATACATGCCTCCCGGATCCCCTTGTGGTTGTGTTTTGCCTATTAAAGTTGCGCTCCGCTTTAGTATTACCCTATATGCATTTTTTCCATTGGTCCCCGAGCTTTCTAAGGAAATTGCTTCCAGCATTTCATTAAATCAAAGTCAAGTACGCATTTTGGGAGCAAACACTGTCAATCAGCAGCTTGAGAAAACCATTGTACTCGTAAACTTGGTACCTGCAGATGAAAAATTCAGTGCTTCTGCTGCATTTGCGATCTATGATAAGTTCTGGAAGAGGGAGGTTTCCTTGGAGAACTCTAAATTTGGTTCCTATGAGGTGGCTTATGTTCACTATCCAG GGTTGCCACCATCTCCTCCTGCGTTGCCCTCATCTGGTGTTTCTGTTGATGACCTCCCTTACCCTACCAACAACAATAATGGAAGGACAATAAAACCTTTAGGAGTAGATGTACCAAGGATCAGAAAGAATGGCATCGGGAAAAATATGATCATTGTGATTGTTCTGTCGTCTGTGACAGCTTTTGTTGTATGTATAGGAGTTATTTGGATTTTGTGGCTAAAATTTGGGTGCTGCACTTATCGGCCTGTGCAAACCCCGCATGTTTTGATATCTTCTCAGGGGAAAACATCAG GTGCTGCTGGATCTATGGTGTTTGGAAGTAAGACTGGCTCAAGATCAATCTCCTTCAGTTCTAGCCTTCGAGCCTATGCAGGAACTGCCAAGATTTTCAGCACGAGTGACCTAGAGAGAGCCACTGACAATTTCAAAGCCTCGAGGATCCTTGGGGAAGGCGGTTTTGGGCTTGTGTATAGTGGCGTCCTTGATGATGGAAGGAAGGTTGCAGTGAAGATTTTAAAGAGAGACGATCGGCAGGGCAGCCGTGAGTTCATGGCAGAAGTCGAGATGCTAAGTCGGCTACATCATAGAAATTTGGTGAAATTGATAGGCCTCTGCCCAGAGGAACATTGCCATTGCCTTGTCTATGAACTTGTTCCTAATGGGAGCGTCGAGTCCCATTTACATG GAGTCGATAAGGATAAGGAGACTTCTCCACTTGATTGGTATGCTAGAATGAAGATTGCATTGGGTGCAGCTCGAGGATTGGCCTATTTGCACGAGGATTCAAGCCCCCGTGTAATACATAGAGACTTCAAGGCAAGCAATATCTTGCTGGAGCACGATTTTACCCCGAAGGTTTCAGATTTTGGATTGGCTAGAGCAGCACTGGATGAGGGAAACCGACATATCTCAACACATGTTATGGGAACTTTTGG GTATGTTGCTCCTGAATATGCAATGACGGGTCATCTCCTCGTCAAGAGTGATGTCTATAGCTACGGTGTTGTTCTTCTCGAGCTTTTGACTGGGCGAAAGCCAGTGGATTTATCACAACCGCCAGGTCAAGAAAATCTGGTTGCCTGGGCTCGTCCTCTCCTCACAACCATGGAAGGTTTAGAAATGCTGATTGACCCGACTATAAGTTCAGATATCCCATTCGATAGCTTTATCAAATTTGCAGCAATTGCATCCATGTGTGTTCAACCAGAAGTATCTCACCGCCCATTTATGGGCGAAGTTGTTCAAGCACTGAAGCTGATTTGCAACGAGTTTGACGAGACAAGAGAGCCCGTGTCGAGAAGTTGCAGCCACGAGGACTTCTCGGGTTATATAGGCAGTAAGCATGGTAGACAGTCACACGATTTTGTGGAAGCTTCACAGTTTTATGATCCCACTTTCACTGCTAAGGTATCGTTATCAGCATCAGATTTAAAGAGTGCATCAACTAGACTTGAATTATCGGAATCTGAGTCTTTTAGGAGGCAATTTAACTCTGCCCCTTTGAGAATGGGAAGAAAAAGGAATTTCTGGCAACGGTTGAGAAGTCTGTCTAGCGGGAGCATGAGTGAGCATAGTTTTTCATCAGTACTATGA